One stretch of Enterobacter sp. RHBSTW-00994 DNA includes these proteins:
- a CDS encoding AraC family transcriptional regulator — protein sequence MAKDTRDDIRLWRDNALHGGMEILRASCYEHSYPPHFHNEFVIAAFARGAQRTRISRERGIAAPGTVMFIMPGEVHTGEAVQRDEGWDYCAFYPSEGLVQDVAETVLRGQGSVNFGTDGMRHDPGMARRMLQAASVLSASHDPLEKECVMYQILNLLVGHYGERTVNSGRQAILRADIRKAVDYLHSAYQHSLSVKEIADVAGLSEFYFMRTFQSMTGLSVHQYLTQLRLVRAKALLARGMGAAQVATDVGFFDQSHLIKHFRHHFGTTPGAFAVASAL from the coding sequence GTGGCAAAAGATACGCGGGATGACATCAGGCTCTGGCGGGATAATGCGCTACACGGTGGCATGGAGATCCTGCGTGCTTCCTGTTACGAGCACAGCTATCCGCCTCATTTTCATAATGAGTTTGTGATTGCCGCCTTTGCCCGTGGTGCGCAACGCACGCGTATCAGCAGAGAGCGAGGCATTGCGGCCCCAGGTACGGTGATGTTTATTATGCCGGGAGAGGTGCATACCGGCGAAGCGGTACAGCGCGATGAAGGCTGGGATTATTGTGCATTTTATCCTTCCGAAGGCCTGGTTCAGGATGTGGCGGAGACGGTGCTGCGTGGGCAGGGAAGTGTGAATTTTGGCACAGACGGTATGCGCCACGATCCTGGCATGGCGAGACGAATGCTACAGGCCGCGTCGGTGCTCAGCGCCAGCCACGACCCGCTAGAGAAAGAGTGCGTGATGTATCAAATTCTCAACCTGCTGGTGGGACACTATGGGGAGCGAACCGTAAATTCTGGTCGCCAGGCCATTCTGCGGGCGGATATCCGCAAGGCGGTTGATTACCTTCATTCGGCCTACCAGCATTCCCTTTCGGTCAAAGAGATTGCCGATGTCGCAGGACTGAGCGAGTTCTATTTTATGCGCACGTTCCAGTCGATGACCGGCTTGTCGGTACACCAGTATCTGACCCAATTGCGGTTGGTGCGTGCAAAAGCACTGTTAGCCCGGGGGATGGGGGCTGCACAGGTGGCGACCGATGTGGGCTTCTTCGACCAGAGTCATCTGATCAAACATTTTCGTCATCATTTTGGCACGACGCCCGGCGCGTTTGCCGTGGCGTCGGCCTTATAG